In the Streptomyces fradiae ATCC 10745 = DSM 40063 genome, one interval contains:
- a CDS encoding GNAT family N-acetyltransferase, giving the protein MRTPMIRRAAPEDAQRLTSLVRTSGAYRGPYAAMVAGYDVTPEYVSRHEVFAAVGTGNRILGFYALILAPPELDLAFVADDAQGAGVGRLLMEHMLTRAGEAGLSEVRVIAHPPAEPFYRRMGAERVGMSPPIPPKVTWERPELRFALP; this is encoded by the coding sequence ATGCGCACCCCCATGATCAGACGGGCCGCCCCCGAGGACGCGCAGCGCCTCACCTCACTGGTCCGGACGTCCGGCGCCTATCGCGGGCCCTACGCGGCGATGGTCGCCGGGTACGACGTCACACCCGAGTACGTGAGCCGCCACGAGGTCTTCGCGGCGGTGGGCACCGGCAACCGGATCCTCGGCTTCTACGCGCTCATCCTGGCGCCGCCCGAGCTGGACCTGGCGTTCGTCGCGGACGACGCCCAGGGGGCGGGCGTCGGGCGCCTGCTGATGGAGCACATGCTCACCCGCGCCGGGGAGGCGGGGCTCTCCGAGGTGCGGGTGATCGCCCACCCGCCGGCCGAGCCCTTCTACCGGAGGATGGGAGCCGAGCGTGTCGGCATGTCGCCCCCGATTCCGCCGAAGGTGACCTGGGAGCGCCCGGAGCTGCGCTTCGCACTGCCCTGA
- a CDS encoding Clp protease N-terminal domain-containing protein has product MTKPEGVAASVRLDDLIHAIKTTHTDTLDQLSSAVIAADHLGDVADHLIGHFVDQARRSGASWTDIGRSMGVTRQAAQKRFVPKDPGEPTEPDPSQGFGRFDETARKVVVAGHTAAQQARSAELGLPHLVLGLLSEPETAAVRALTAQGVTLDDVRRAATDALPPAADEPPSLVPYDQAAKKVLELTFREALRLGDQYVGPAHLLLAQLEYENGDGVLSGLGVDKAAVEAHLTAAP; this is encoded by the coding sequence ATGACGAAACCCGAAGGCGTCGCCGCGTCCGTACGCCTGGACGACCTCATCCACGCCATCAAGACCACCCACACCGACACCCTCGACCAGCTCTCCAGCGCCGTCATCGCCGCCGACCACCTGGGCGACGTGGCGGACCACCTGATCGGGCACTTCGTGGACCAGGCGCGGCGCTCCGGCGCGTCCTGGACGGACATCGGCCGCAGCATGGGCGTCACCCGCCAGGCGGCGCAGAAGCGCTTCGTGCCGAAGGACCCCGGCGAGCCCACCGAACCGGACCCGAGCCAGGGCTTCGGCCGCTTCGACGAGACCGCCCGGAAGGTCGTCGTCGCGGGGCACACGGCCGCGCAGCAGGCCCGCAGCGCCGAGCTGGGCCTCCCCCACCTGGTGCTGGGCCTGCTGTCCGAGCCGGAGACGGCGGCCGTCCGGGCGCTCACGGCGCAGGGCGTGACGCTGGACGACGTACGGCGCGCGGCGACCGACGCGCTCCCCCCGGCGGCCGACGAGCCGCCGTCGCTCGTCCCGTACGACCAGGCCGCCAAGAAGGTCCTGGAGCTGACGTTCCGCGAGGCCCTGCGCCTCGGCGACCAGTACGTCGGCCCGGCGCACCTGCTGCTGGCCCAGCTCGAGTACGAGAACGGCGACGGGGTGCTGAGCGGCCTCGGCGTCGACAAGGCGGCGGTGGAGGCGCACCTCACGGCCGCGCCCTGA
- a CDS encoding alpha/beta fold hydrolase, translated as MQENECGTEKDRHTGIERMVPAGELELWTEEFGDPEHPAVLLLMGAGAQGVQWNDGFVRRLVAGGRRVIRYDHRDVGRSSTVDFAAHPYTVADMAADAVAVLDALGVERAHFVGASLGGVIAQCLAVTRPDRMLTLTALASSPMGTDMSAIVGRAMAGQAPADGELPPPTPELLAALASFPQRAGAGLEEYLTGRMPLWRVLHGPDLPFDEAEYRAMETRVYERARDLSAAVHHTLAGAAGSGSTEDLAKVAVPTLVLHGTADPMFPFAHAEALAAAIPGARLVAVPGMGHTLPAAMDGMLAEEVLRHTR; from the coding sequence ATGCAGGAAAATGAGTGCGGGACCGAGAAGGACCGCCACACGGGAATCGAGCGCATGGTGCCGGCCGGGGAGCTGGAGCTCTGGACCGAGGAGTTCGGCGACCCCGAGCATCCGGCGGTGCTGCTGCTGATGGGAGCCGGGGCCCAGGGCGTGCAGTGGAACGACGGGTTCGTCCGGCGCCTCGTCGCCGGGGGCCGCCGCGTCATCCGGTACGACCACCGGGACGTGGGCCGCTCCTCCACCGTCGACTTCGCCGCCCACCCCTACACGGTCGCCGACATGGCGGCGGACGCCGTCGCCGTGCTCGACGCGCTCGGCGTCGAGCGGGCGCACTTCGTGGGGGCCTCCCTCGGCGGTGTCATCGCCCAGTGCCTCGCGGTGACCCGCCCCGACCGGATGCTGACCCTGACCGCCCTGGCCTCGTCGCCGATGGGCACCGACATGTCCGCCATCGTGGGGCGTGCGATGGCCGGGCAGGCGCCCGCGGACGGGGAGCTGCCGCCGCCCACCCCCGAACTGCTCGCCGCGCTCGCCTCGTTCCCGCAGCGGGCCGGGGCCGGGCTGGAGGAGTACCTGACCGGGAGGATGCCGCTCTGGCGCGTGCTGCACGGTCCCGACCTGCCGTTCGACGAGGCCGAGTACCGGGCGATGGAGACGCGCGTGTACGAGCGGGCGCGGGATCTGTCCGCCGCCGTCCACCACACGCTCGCCGGGGCGGCCGGCAGCGGGAGCACGGAGGACCTGGCCAAGGTGGCCGTGCCGACGCTGGTGCTGCACGGCACCGCCGACCCGATGTTCCCCTTCGCGCACGCCGAGGCGCTGGCCGCCGCGATCCCGGGAGCGCGCCTGGTCGCCGTGCCCGGCATGGGGCACACCCTGCCCGCCGCGATGGACGGGATGCTCGCCGAGGAGGTGCTGCGGCACACGAGGTGA
- a CDS encoding helix-turn-helix transcriptional regulator yields the protein MGLAERRKALGYSQEKLAELLGVDRTTVGRWESGRIKPQPPQRRGLAIALEVTLTELDALLTQPRAVSQEAAGHQSSDHPGAGDPDEMIRREFLRILTVSGALTALPLDEAEALTEGVRRGAPADFTRMNSHLWQVYQLARSKGSVYPVVRDQLSTLNEALADTRGNSRPLLNAAADLFQLAGEVAFDANRYTDAAVSYSLAASVSKDARAFDLWACALVRHAYVDVYEHRYEQAAQILGAAERLARRGDSSLATRHWVAAVQAEAYAGMGDLASCERALDEAERVLELGTDSANGGWLRFDGTRLAEERGARYVQLGRLDLAEETLKQALAQSALASGQSYRRRGAVLADLAAVGAKRRDLEQVVAYGREAIRLAQASSSGYVARGLQALCDEFGPLSRDRRVAELGAEIATLSTP from the coding sequence ATGGGACTGGCCGAACGGCGCAAGGCCCTGGGCTACAGTCAGGAGAAGTTGGCCGAGTTACTCGGGGTGGACCGCACCACGGTCGGGCGCTGGGAGAGCGGCAGGATCAAACCTCAGCCACCGCAGCGACGGGGCTTGGCCATCGCCCTCGAAGTCACTCTCACCGAGCTTGACGCCCTCCTGACGCAGCCACGAGCAGTCAGCCAGGAGGCCGCAGGGCACCAGTCCAGTGACCACCCAGGCGCGGGAGACCCCGACGAAATGATCCGCCGCGAATTCCTCCGCATCCTCACCGTCAGCGGAGCCCTCACCGCCCTGCCGTTGGATGAGGCGGAAGCCCTCACCGAGGGAGTACGCAGGGGCGCACCCGCCGACTTCACACGGATGAACAGCCACCTGTGGCAGGTCTACCAGCTAGCCCGCTCAAAAGGCTCCGTCTACCCCGTCGTCCGCGACCAGCTCTCGACACTGAACGAAGCCCTGGCGGACACCCGAGGCAACTCCCGCCCTCTCCTGAACGCGGCAGCCGACCTCTTCCAGCTCGCCGGAGAAGTCGCCTTCGACGCCAACCGATACACCGACGCGGCAGTGTCCTACTCCCTGGCGGCATCCGTCAGCAAGGACGCCCGAGCCTTCGACCTGTGGGCATGTGCCCTCGTGCGGCACGCCTACGTGGACGTGTACGAGCACCGATACGAGCAGGCGGCACAGATCCTCGGAGCGGCGGAGAGACTGGCCCGGCGGGGAGACAGCAGCCTCGCCACCCGTCACTGGGTCGCCGCTGTCCAGGCCGAGGCGTACGCCGGCATGGGCGACCTGGCCTCGTGTGAGCGCGCGCTGGATGAGGCCGAGCGGGTGCTGGAACTGGGCACGGACAGCGCCAACGGGGGCTGGCTGCGCTTCGACGGCACGCGGTTGGCCGAGGAACGGGGAGCGCGCTACGTACAGCTTGGACGCCTCGACCTGGCAGAAGAGACCTTGAAGCAGGCACTGGCCCAGTCCGCCCTTGCCTCCGGGCAGTCGTACCGGCGCAGGGGTGCCGTACTGGCCGACCTTGCCGCCGTCGGAGCGAAGCGGCGTGATCTCGAACAAGTCGTCGCGTACGGGCGGGAGGCCATCCGGTTGGCCCAAGCATCATCGTCCGGGTACGTCGCCCGTGGACTCCAAGCCCTGTGCGATGAGTTCGGCCCCCTGAGCAGGGACCGCCGGGTAGCGGAGCTGGGGGCGGAGATCGCCACGCTGAGCACGCCGTGA
- a CDS encoding TetR/AcrR family transcriptional regulator codes for MAGVKGQVQRRGVERRRAMVDAAITLFARGGVRGTGVAAVAERAGVTPSALIHHFGSKEGLLRAVLEEADRRALERLSATPAARPTVREAFDWLVRDAEHTAAAERELAALHTTLTAENLEPGAGLHAWFRDRNRALRSRLAEVFRRAVAAGSAPADLPVETLAAEAAAFLEGVHLLWLLDPEQVDLAAVTRGYFDALAARVEPPAPPG; via the coding sequence ATGGCCGGGGTCAAGGGACAGGTGCAGAGGCGGGGCGTGGAGCGGCGCCGCGCGATGGTGGACGCGGCGATCACGCTGTTCGCGCGGGGCGGCGTACGGGGTACGGGCGTCGCCGCCGTCGCCGAGCGCGCCGGCGTCACCCCGTCCGCCCTGATCCACCACTTCGGCTCCAAGGAGGGCCTGCTGCGGGCCGTGCTGGAGGAGGCGGACCGGCGGGCCCTGGAGCGGCTGTCGGCGACACCGGCCGCGCGGCCCACCGTCCGGGAGGCGTTCGACTGGCTCGTACGGGACGCGGAGCACACGGCGGCGGCCGAGCGGGAGCTGGCCGCCCTGCACACGACGCTGACGGCAGAGAACCTGGAGCCGGGCGCGGGGCTGCACGCGTGGTTCCGGGACCGCAACCGGGCGCTGCGGTCGAGGCTCGCGGAGGTGTTCCGGCGGGCCGTGGCGGCCGGTTCGGCCCCCGCGGACCTGCCGGTGGAGACCCTGGCGGCGGAGGCGGCGGCATTCCTGGAGGGGGTCCACCTGCTGTGGCTGCTGGACCCCGAGCAGGTGGACCTGGCCGCCGTCACGCGCGGGTACTTCGACGCACTGGCCGCCCGCGTCGAACCGCCCGCGCCGCCCGGCTGA
- a CDS encoding albusnodin family lasso peptide, translating into MENRSQLDTEPEEEVVTLEDATRLTKGNTNSSVENKRSPYGA; encoded by the coding sequence ATGGAGAACCGCTCTCAGCTCGACACCGAGCCGGAGGAGGAGGTCGTGACCCTGGAGGACGCGACGCGTCTGACGAAGGGCAACACCAACTCCAGCGTGGAGAACAAGCGCTCGCCCTACGGGGCCTGA